TTTGGTTTCATCTGTTTCGGGAACATGGAAGGTTATAAAGTCAGATTGTTTGAGTAGTTCTTCATAACTATGGACAGAAGATGCATTTCCAAGAGGAAGTTTAGAAATGATATCGTAAAAAACTACCTTCATTCCCATGGATTCGGCGAGTACGGATACTTGTGATCCAATATGTCCGTAGCCAATGATCCCGAGTGTTTTTCCTCGGACTTCGAAACAACCTTTTGCAATTTTATTCCATTTACCCAAATGGACGTCTCGAGACTGATCGGTTGCTTTTCGTGCCAGCATAATGATCTCCGCGATCACAAGTTCTGCCACCGACCTTGTATTGCTGTAAGGCGCATTGAAGACAGGGACAGCACGTTTTTCTGCTTCTTCTAATTCCACTTGGTTGGTTCCAATGCAGAAACATCCGATGGTCATTAATTTTTTAGCATTCTCAAGAGCTTTGATTGTAACATTTGTTTTGCTGCGAATGCCTAAAACATGTACATCTGAAATTCTTTCGATGAGTTCCGCTTCTTCCATTGCATCTTTGACGAGGGTGACGTCAAAACCGTCTCGGTGGAAAAGTTCGTAAGCATCCTTGTGGATGTTTTCCAGGAGTAGGACTTTTATTTTTCCTTTGGGATAAGATACCATAGGAACAGGATTTTTTCCTTTGCTAAACCTTGCACCTCGAAAAAGGTTGAGCTTACCATGGAAAGAATCTTCTCCCTCACCCGAATTTCCTCCATTTTTCTCACTTTTTTGGTTGTTGTTTCCTGCTCAGGAACCAAAGCCTATGTGGTCACACCGGAACCAACCTTAGAGCAACAAACGGCAATTTCTAAGGATATCTGCTTGCGAAAATTTCTTGGGTTGTTTCCTGGAAAACGCCCTTGTATGTATTTTAAAGCAGAAAGGGACAACGGCACGGGCATTGTGCAGTATTTCCTTCTCTATGAAATAGGAACCTTTGACGTAGATATTCCCATTGGTGTGTCGTTAAAGTTAGGGGATACTTGGTATAATCTCAAACGGACAAATACTGACTATTCTGATACCATCATCATTAGCTCTGCGATTTCATCTGAACTCATCCCGAAAATCGGAGAAAGCCAAAACATTGCGGTTAGTTATACAAACAGAAAGGAAACCATCAACTTCAGTCTAAGTTCGGGGCAAACAGCAAACTTTCAGTCGAATTTGTCCAAACTGATTCGCACCATCGAGTCAGAACCAAAACTCAACATCAACAAAAAGTAATCGTTTAGGATTGTTAAATAAAAAGAGCCTCTCGGAAAAAATCCGCAGAGGCTTTTTTTATTCCCAAAAACTTTTCTCAGAGTTTATCCATGAGAAAAGTTTTCATGGCCAGTATGGTTTGGTTCTTAAATCCTATTCCGGTCTCATAAGTGGGAATAGGATCGTATCCCGGATGGAGTGTGAGTCTGTGAGTAACATCACGAGCCGGTCAATTCCAATCCCAAGTCCACCTGTTGGTGGAAGTCCATATTCTAAAGCGCGGATATAATCATCATCCATCATAAAGGCTTCATCATCACCAGCTTCTCTTTGTTTTACTTGTTCTTCAAACCTTTCTCTTTGGTCAAAAGGATCGTTTAACTCGGTGAAGGCGTTGCCAATTTCACGTCCAGCCACATAAGGTTCAAATCGTTCCACATATTTTGGGTCATCTTCCCCGGACTTAGCTAGCGGTGAGAGTTCTTTTGGAAAATCAGTAATGAAGATAGGTTGGATGAGGTGTGGTTCGACAAGCGAACTAAACACATCATCACATACCTTCCAAATGGATACAGAATCAGAAGAATCCACACCTTTGGCTTTTGCTTGTGCGATTGCATCTTTTAGATCTGTGATTTTACTAAAATCAATTCCTGAATAATCTTTGATAATATCAATGTATTTGACCCGTTTCCATGGAGGAGAAAGATCAATCTGGTCTTTCCCATAAGCAAATTTTAGACCTTTGCCAATGGACTGTGCTACAGATACAATCATTCTTTCTGTGAGAGATAACATGGTTTCCATATCACCAAAAGCCATATAGGCTTCCATCATCGTGAACTCTGGATTGTGTTTTGTGGAAATCCCTTCGTTACGAAAGTTTCGATTGAGTTCAAACACCCGATCCATCCCACCCACGATAAGTCTTTTCAAATAGAGCTCAGGAGCAATTCGTAGAAACAGTTCCATATCGAGCGTGTTGTGGTGGGTGACAAACGGTCTTGCCGCAGCGCCACCAGCAATCGGTTGCATCATTGGAGTTTCAACTTCCAAAAATCCTTCATTTGTTAAAAATTTACGAATTTCGGAAATAATTCGGGAACGCATTTTAAATGTTTCTCTTACATTTTCGTTCACGACCAAATCCACATAACGCATACGATATCTTTGTTCTACGTCAGAAAATGCATCATAAACTAC
This genomic stretch from Leptospira meyeri harbors:
- the serA gene encoding phosphoglycerate dehydrogenase, with the protein product MVSYPKGKIKVLLLENIHKDAYELFHRDGFDVTLVKDAMEEAELIERISDVHVLGIRSKTNVTIKALENAKKLMTIGCFCIGTNQVELEEAEKRAVPVFNAPYSNTRSVAELVIAEIIMLARKATDQSRDVHLGKWNKIAKGCFEVRGKTLGIIGYGHIGSQVSVLAESMGMKVVFYDIISKLPLGNASSVHSYEELLKQSDFITFHVPETDETKNLFRKEHLNLVKPGAYLLNLSRGKVLEIDALVEGLKTGKLAGAGVDVFPEEPKSNDDPFLSPLQGLPNLILTPHIGGSTEEAQKNIGTEVAEKLLKYVNNGSTTFSVNFPNIELGNLKSGYHRILNIHQNQPGFLRDINSIISDLGGNILTQNLSTSSNIGYLSMEIDKNLGDELKDKIKAHKHSIRTRILY
- the lysS gene encoding lysine--tRNA ligase; its protein translation is MKDSNELIEQRIQKINDLKAKGINPYPLRFFPNADSKSLIAGFDPNQTEKKSFKLGGRLHAKRVMGKASFAHLKDAEGLIQLYATRDDLGEENYSLFKSLDLGDWIGIEGWLFQTQKGETTLHLTSVQLLAKCIRPLPVVKEKDGVVYDAFSDVEQRYRMRYVDLVVNENVRETFKMRSRIISEIRKFLTNEGFLEVETPMMQPIAGGAAARPFVTHHNTLDMELFLRIAPELYLKRLIVGGMDRVFELNRNFRNEGISTKHNPEFTMMEAYMAFGDMETMLSLTERMIVSVAQSIGKGLKFAYGKDQIDLSPPWKRVKYIDIIKDYSGIDFSKITDLKDAIAQAKAKGVDSSDSVSIWKVCDDVFSSLVEPHLIQPIFITDFPKELSPLAKSGEDDPKYVERFEPYVAGREIGNAFTELNDPFDQRERFEEQVKQREAGDDEAFMMDDDYIRALEYGLPPTGGLGIGIDRLVMLLTDSHSIRDTILFPLMRPE